A part of Phoenix dactylifera cultivar Barhee BC4 chromosome 2, palm_55x_up_171113_PBpolish2nd_filt_p, whole genome shotgun sequence genomic DNA contains:
- the LOC103716877 gene encoding ethylene-responsive transcription factor ERF027-like produces MADHPPLDVQNPDDVHGGDRATPLQPPEQQPVFVHGDNAPQPEPPPPTPTGGRVGRNRPAARKRPSYRGVRSRSGKWVSEIREPRKANRIWLGTYPTAEMAAVAYDVAAQALRGADAVLNFPDDISSRPTPASAAPSDIRAAAAAAAAELLLRPERQEDVAAASRAPGSSETGGSSRSGEGKEGEFIDEEEIFDMPNLLANMAEGMLMSPPRLSPIDSDDSPEVSEGQSLWSYP; encoded by the coding sequence ATGGCTGACCACCCGCCTTTAGACGTACAAAATCCAGATGACGTGCATGGCGGCGACCGGGCAACTCCATTGCAACCACCCGAACAACAGCCCGTTTTTGTCCACGGCGACAATGCACCGCAGCCCGAGCCCCCTCCACCCACCCCGACCGGCGGCCGCGTGGGAAGGAACCGCCCGGCCGCCAGGAAGCGTCCGAGCTACCGCGGCGTGCGATCGCGGAGCGGCAAGTGGGTGTCGGAGATCCGCGAGCCCCGCAAGGCCAACCGCATCTGGCTCGGCACGTACCCGACCGCCGAGATGGCGGCCGTCGCCTACGACGTCGCGGCGCAAGCGCTCCGGGGAGCCGACGCGGTCCTCAACTTCCCCGACGATATCTCGTCCCGCCCGACCCCCGCGTCGGCCGCGCCATCAGATATACGTGCTGCAGCCGCCGCAGCTGCCGCGGAGCTGCTGCTGAGGCCGGAGAGGCAGGAGGATGTGGCGGCGGCGTCGAGGGCTCCGGGGAGCAGCGAAACGGGGGGCAGTAGCCGGTCTGGAGAGGGAAAGGAGGGTGAGTTTATCGACGAGGAGGAGATCTTCGACATGCCCAACCTGTTGGCGAACATGGCGGAGGGGATGCTTATGAGTCCGCCGAGGCTGAGCCCGATTGATTCCGATGACTCGCCGGAGGTCTCGGAGGGACAAAGCCTATGGAGCTATCCATAA
- the LOC120109013 gene encoding protein-ribulosamine 3-kinase, chloroplastic-like isoform X1, giving the protein MGHVGFLSFPFFLPRSRRFPFPKHRPSPRLQIWPSHQSQLKHQPCFGPMAAMSDDPIREWILTEGKATQITRISPIGGGCVSHASRYDTDSARRNYSKLQKREREFRNHQFLTMLLLLKIGPSMFEGEALGLNAMYATKSIRVPKPYKVGPLPTGGSYIIMEFIKFGSSRGSQSVLGQKLAEMHKAGKSEKGFGFDVDNTIGSTPQINSWSSDWIEFFAEHRLGYQLKLALDQYGDSIIHEKGQRLVKNMRPLFEGVVIEPCLLHGDLWSGNIGRDENGDPVILDPACYYGHNEAEFGMSWCAGFGGSFYNSYFEVMPKQPGFENRRDLYKLYHYLNHYNLFGSGYRSSALSIINDYLYMLKA; this is encoded by the exons ATGGGGCACGTGGGATTcctttctttccctttctttctccctcgCTCTCGCCGCTTTCCTTTCCCCAAACACAGGCCCAGCCCTCGACTCCAAATTTGGCCATCTCATCAGAGCCAACTGAAGCACCAGCCCTGTTTCGGCCCGA TGGCAGCTATGAGTGATGACCCAATTCGTGAATGGATTCTCACAGAAGGAAAGGCCACTCAGATTACGAGAATTAGTCCCATTGGGGGTGGCTGTGTCAGTCATGCAAGCCGATATGATACAGATTCTG CTAGGAGAAACTATAGCAAGCTCCAAAAAAGGGAAAGAGAGTTTCGAAATCATCAATTTCTGACCATGCTGTTATTACT AAAAATTGGACCATCAATGTTTGAAGGAGAGGCTCTTGGTTTAAATGCAATGTATGCCACCAAATCAATTCGTGTTCCAAAGCCGTATAAG GTTGGACCTTTACCAACTGGTGGCTCCTATATTATCATGGAATTTATCAAGTTTGGATCTTCCAGGGGAAGTCAG TCGGTTCTAGGCCAAAAGCTTGCTGAAATGCATAAAGCTGGGAAATCTGAGAAGGGCTTTGGGTTTGATGTTGATAATACAATTGGCAG TACTCCCCAGATAAACAGTTGGTCTTCAGATTGGATTGAGTTTTTTGCTGAGCACAGATTGGGCTATCAATTAAAGCTGGCACTGGATCAGTATGGAGATTCCATTATACATGAAAAAG GTCAGAGGTTAGTAAAGAATATGCGACCCCTTTTTGAAGGTGTTGTGATTGAACCGTGCTTACTTCATGGAGACTTGTGGAGTGGGAACATCGGTCGTGATGAGAATGGTGATCCGGTTATATTGGATCCAGCATGTTACT ATGGGCACAATGAGGCAGAATTTGGAATGTCATGGTGTGCTGGGTTTGGTGGATCATTTTATAATTCCTATTTTGAG GTTATGCCCAAACAGCCTGGCTTTGAGAATAGGAGGGACTTGTACAAGCTGTATCATTACTTGAATCACTATAATTTATTTGGGTCAGGATACCGGTCCTCGGCTTTGTCCATCATCAATGACTACCTGTATATGCTAAAAGCTTAG
- the LOC120109013 gene encoding protein-ribulosamine 3-kinase, chloroplastic-like isoform X2: MGHVGFLSFPFFLPRSRRFPFPKHRPSPRLQIWPSHQSQLKHQPCFGPMAAMSDDPIREWILTEGKATQITRISPIGGGCVSHASRYDTDSGSFFVKTNRKIGPSMFEGEALGLNAMYATKSIRVPKPYKVGPLPTGGSYIIMEFIKFGSSRGSQSVLGQKLAEMHKAGKSEKGFGFDVDNTIGSTPQINSWSSDWIEFFAEHRLGYQLKLALDQYGDSIIHEKGQRLVKNMRPLFEGVVIEPCLLHGDLWSGNIGRDENGDPVILDPACYYGHNEAEFGMSWCAGFGGSFYNSYFEVMPKQPGFENRRDLYKLYHYLNHYNLFGSGYRSSALSIINDYLYMLKA; the protein is encoded by the exons ATGGGGCACGTGGGATTcctttctttccctttctttctccctcgCTCTCGCCGCTTTCCTTTCCCCAAACACAGGCCCAGCCCTCGACTCCAAATTTGGCCATCTCATCAGAGCCAACTGAAGCACCAGCCCTGTTTCGGCCCGA TGGCAGCTATGAGTGATGACCCAATTCGTGAATGGATTCTCACAGAAGGAAAGGCCACTCAGATTACGAGAATTAGTCCCATTGGGGGTGGCTGTGTCAGTCATGCAAGCCGATATGATACAGATTCTGGTTCTTTCTTTGTTAAGACAAATAG AAAAATTGGACCATCAATGTTTGAAGGAGAGGCTCTTGGTTTAAATGCAATGTATGCCACCAAATCAATTCGTGTTCCAAAGCCGTATAAG GTTGGACCTTTACCAACTGGTGGCTCCTATATTATCATGGAATTTATCAAGTTTGGATCTTCCAGGGGAAGTCAG TCGGTTCTAGGCCAAAAGCTTGCTGAAATGCATAAAGCTGGGAAATCTGAGAAGGGCTTTGGGTTTGATGTTGATAATACAATTGGCAG TACTCCCCAGATAAACAGTTGGTCTTCAGATTGGATTGAGTTTTTTGCTGAGCACAGATTGGGCTATCAATTAAAGCTGGCACTGGATCAGTATGGAGATTCCATTATACATGAAAAAG GTCAGAGGTTAGTAAAGAATATGCGACCCCTTTTTGAAGGTGTTGTGATTGAACCGTGCTTACTTCATGGAGACTTGTGGAGTGGGAACATCGGTCGTGATGAGAATGGTGATCCGGTTATATTGGATCCAGCATGTTACT ATGGGCACAATGAGGCAGAATTTGGAATGTCATGGTGTGCTGGGTTTGGTGGATCATTTTATAATTCCTATTTTGAG GTTATGCCCAAACAGCCTGGCTTTGAGAATAGGAGGGACTTGTACAAGCTGTATCATTACTTGAATCACTATAATTTATTTGGGTCAGGATACCGGTCCTCGGCTTTGTCCATCATCAATGACTACCTGTATATGCTAAAAGCTTAG
- the LOC120109018 gene encoding RING-H2 finger protein ATL7-like, whose product MLGSGLNLVTTVIGFGMSATFIVFVCARLICGRARSADSRDVAFDLELRSDLEASEHGISGLEPVVVAAIPTMKYKREAFQSREDAQCSICLGEYEEKEVLRIMPSCGHSFHLACIDVWLQKQATCPICRLPLNDAFDAKYAASPLFDAHHTVGNPEGSSDRSNQWLLPGHQRSEASENNQEIHESVSVVIAVPHGENREARA is encoded by the exons ATGCTGGGGTCGGGATTGAACCTGGTGACGACGGTGATAGGATTCGGGATGAGCGCCACCTTCATCGTGTTCGTCTGCGCCCGCCTGATCTGTGGCCGGGCCCGCTCCGCCGACTCCCGGGACGTCGCCTTCGACCTCGAGCTCCGTTCAGATCTCGAAGCG TCGGAGCATGGGATCAGTGGTTTGGAGCCTGTAGTCGTTGCTGCAATTCCAACAATGAAGTACAAACGTGAGGCTTTCCAATCAAGAGAAGATGCCCA GTGTTCCATATGTTTAGGAGAGTATGAAGAGAAAGAAGTGCTGCGGATTATGCCATCATGCGGTCACAGCTTTCATCTTGCCTGCATTGATGTGTGGCTGCAAAAACAAGCAACCTGTCCAATTTGTCGATTGCCGCTTAATGACGCCTTTGATGCAAAATATGCTGCATCTCCCTTATTTGATGCCCATCATACAGTGGGCAACCCCGAGGGTTCTAGTGATCGATCTAACCAGTGGTTACTTCCTGGCCATCAGCGTTCAGAGGCCAGCGAGAATAACCAAGAAATCCATGAATCTGTATCTGTTGTCATTGCAGTTCCACATGGAGAAAACCGAGAAGCTAGGGCATAG